A window from Candidatus Reconcilbacillus cellulovorans encodes these proteins:
- a CDS encoding lipid hydroperoxide peroxidase, translated as MSVERSGVATLKGNPITLIGPELKPGDKAPDFQLNKTLTDVVSLKDFAGKVKLISVVPSLDTGVCDQQTRRFNEEAGKWGDRVVVLTVSVDLPMAQARWCGAAGAQHVVTLSDYKTRAFGQAYGVLIKELQLLMRSVFVVDASDTIRYVQYVREMTEHPDYDAAIRAVAECL; from the coding sequence ATGAGCGTCGAACGAAGCGGAGTCGCCACCCTGAAAGGAAACCCGATTACCCTGATCGGTCCGGAACTGAAACCCGGCGACAAAGCGCCCGACTTTCAGCTGAACAAGACGTTGACCGACGTCGTCTCGCTGAAAGATTTCGCCGGAAAAGTCAAGTTGATCAGCGTCGTGCCCTCGCTCGACACCGGCGTCTGCGATCAGCAGACGCGCCGGTTTAATGAAGAAGCCGGCAAATGGGGCGACCGCGTCGTCGTCCTGACCGTCAGCGTCGACCTGCCGATGGCGCAGGCGCGCTGGTGCGGAGCCGCCGGAGCGCAACACGTCGTTACGCTGTCCGACTACAAGACGCGGGCGTTCGGTCAGGCCTACGGTGTTCTGATCAAAGAACTGCAGCTTCTGATGCGGTCGGTGTTCGTCGTCGACGCGTCGGATACGATTCGTTACGTCCAGTACGTCCGGGAAATGACGGAACATCCGGACTACGACGCCGCCATCCGCGCCGTGGCGGAGTGCCTGTAA